In one window of Haliaeetus albicilla chromosome W, bHalAlb1.1, whole genome shotgun sequence DNA:
- the LOC138683416 gene encoding uncharacterized protein has product MNAVTRPLVMLVAVVTHNGIDTLFTLTDKDEVIPSFTVVQGNNITIRCRLITESHIESTDSYGIGPHGPILLCKNQNLDCWLNLTAVQYSYKVMCGKNNTKYWRGFKIDVVMPTTQPIVVLSPKTFEIGPYVIRNTGLQQMLFNPAWSLKQVELSMQNNVSDIQPACSPFLKTSYKGWTTWLQKRTLPMRRTRRDLTGVLGTGLGVLNSIDSEVIMNKLATSISDLAKFQQPLQSSLLALGTNQWLLSNILPKWEKVNVRDHELITDALGVIQNNLSLALSCIQAQIWTQSVATSIIREGEEGILPTEIQKIIWDSATDFEKERQSWWNLVNFTYDPVTNLATISVLTIYNATIYQIYPIIALGLNHNGTILYPSEHRVWARKVDEKWQTVNLESCIVREQQGFVCEGNAIEAQDICLDTEQNICHFEIHPNENPETVLVYIGKGCVCLRTVCDSLSVDEVVVETKNHSNFCVCNFTKIVGCDFSYLAPVTSHQLLQSNYMLIHELLPIPIGMNLTLVKQLLQHKDLVEILEKIRENGQKTLITVHHDVKEIHRVLERVQKDAEHRWWDTLFRWSPTATGILNTLCHPNVVLLILVLISLALSAVLYVIAWRMMNRLTRLMSILNTYNMLDVPSNVEIPISIDVLMYVQVPQVVTNLILS; this is encoded by the coding sequence atgaatGCTGTAACTAGGCCTCTAGTGATGCTTGTTGCAGTAGTCACGCACAATGGCATAGATACCCTCTTCACGCTAACTGACAAAGATGAAGTTATACCCTCTTTTACAGTGGTACAAGGAAATAACATTACAATAAGATGCAGACTGATCACTGAATCTCACATTGAATCCACAGACAGTTATGGAATTGGACCACATGGCCCTATTTTGTTGtgtaaaaatcaaaacctaGACTGTTGGCTAAATTTGACTGCTGTACAATACTCTTATAAAGTTATGTGTGgtaaaaataacactaaataCTGGAGAGGATTTAAAATAGACGTTGTAATGCCTACTACCCAACCAATTGTCGTGCTTAGcccaaaaacctttgaaatTGGACCATATGTGATCAGAAATACGGGCCTACAACAAATGTTGTTTAACCCGGCATGGTCTCTCAAGCAAGTTGAATTGTCGATGCAGAACAATGTTTCAGACATTCAGCCAGCTTGCTCACCTTTCCTAAAGACTTCTTACAAGGGATGGACAACCTGGCTGCAAAAACGAACTCTTCCCATGAGAAGAACGCGGAGAGATCTAACTGGTGTTTTGGGAACAGGATTGGGAGTTTTAAATAGCATCGATTCGGAAGTAATAATGAACAAGTTGGCTACCTCAATTAGTGATTTGGCTAAATTTCAACAGCCTTTGCAATCTTCTTTATTGGCTTTGGGGACTAACCAGTGGCTGTTGTCAAATATATTaccaaaatgggaaaaggtaAATGTAAGGGACCATGAATTGATTACTGACGCACTTGGGGTGATCCAAAATAACCTCTCTTTGGCTCTCAGTTGTATCCAGGCTCAAATATGGACGCAGTCAGTAGCCACCTCAATTataagagaaggtgaagaaggTATCCTCCccactgaaattcagaaaataatttgggacAGTGCCACTGATTTCGAGAAGGAACGCCAATCCTGGTGGAACCTGGTGAACTTTACTTATGATCCTGTTACAAACCTAGCTACAATTTCTGTGCTTACTATATATAATGCTACCATATACCAAATTTATCCCATTATTGCATTAGGGTTGAACCACAACGGAACTATACTCTATCCTTCTGAGCATAGAGTATGGGCCCGAAAGGTGGATGAAAAATGGCAAACTGTTAATTTGGAATCTTGCATTGTACGAGAACAACAAGGATTTGTTTGTGAAGGCAATGCAATTGAGGCACAAGATATTTGTTTAGATACTGAACAAAATATCTGCCATTTTGAGATTCATCCTAATGAAAACCCTGAAACAGTACTCGTATATATCGGCAAAGGCTGTGTATGTTTGAGGACTGTTTGTGACTCTCTATCTGTAGATGAGGTAGTTGTAGAGACTAAAAATCATTcaaatttctgtgtttgcaaTTTTACTAAGATTGTCGGATGTGACTTTTCCTATTTGGCCCCGGTCACATCTCACCAACTTTTGCAATCTAACTATATGTTGATTCATGAATTGTTGCCTATACCCATCGGAATGAATCTCACTTTGGTAAAACAGTTATTACAACACAAGGATTTGGTtgagattttggaaaaaattagGGAAAACGGACAGAAAACCTTAATAACTGTTCATCATGATGTGAAAGAAATACACCGAGTTTTAGAAAGAGTGCAAAAGGATGCAGAACATAGATGGTGGGACACACTTTTCAGATGGTCGCCTACTGCTACAGGCATCCTGAATACGTTGTGTCACCCCAACGTGGTTCTCTTGATATTGGTTTTGATCAGTTTGGCTTTGTCAGCAGTATTGTATGTCATAGCCTGGAGAATGATGAATCGGTTAACACGTTTGATGTCTATATTGAACACATACAATATGCTTGATGTCCCATCCAATGTGGAAATCCCCATATCAATTGATGTTTTgatgtatgttcaggttcctcaggtggtcacgAACCTGATCTTATCTTAA